One Hemitrygon akajei chromosome 21, sHemAka1.3, whole genome shotgun sequence genomic region harbors:
- the LOC140714506 gene encoding sorbin and SH3 domain-containing protein 1-like: MKETGRSFESLLLKETREPALCLSGDGGLQKSATLARGCPIPNGFVNDVTRFIKLQQNMHQFSPSRHRGAGPGSPVRDVLLQSKCSPTFQSEQNADEDELESFSRCSVSSRVSQFEQIIQRSRSMPSLDLGNVSTSAKSPVASPSTSFLQSAQSAESLLDPPPQQYDNPKPDVQISIQGTSASGSEVEEEEGAPKLSEVVVTKTVTPRPCVELDCLSLLSAKSCTSGCHSVNAHTASQYEQARLISDTRFTALYRHRGQTTDSPLTAQHPSSPLSRNLFLLSPRPFRLKQPFFHRFRSPLAYVDSASQTEAVHGVGRLLDNPVMQGPLSNTKPSHPMRTTSLRIVETLRHLAASGPCRGVGIWQPDLSKGSAGTLLSSKMILS; the protein is encoded by the exons ATGAAGGAGACTGGACGAAGCTTTGAGTCCCTCTTGCTCAAGGAGACACGGGAGCCTGCTCTTTGTTTGAGTGGTGATGGAGGACTGCAGAAGTCAGCCACCCTTGCAAGGGGATGCCCAATTCCAAATGGCTTTGTGAATGATGTAACCCGTTTTATCAAACTGCAACAAAACATGCACCAGTTTAGTCCATCGAGGCATCGGGGAGCAGGTCCAGGCTCTCCTGTGAGAGATGTGCTGCTTCAGTCTAAATGCAGTCCGACCTTCCAGAGTGAGCAGAACGCAGATGAGGATGAGTTGGAAAGTTTCTCAAGATGTTCAGTATCCTCCAGAGTCAGTCAGTTTGAACAGATAATCCAGAGGTCCCGATCGATGCCTTCATTGGATCTGGGCAATGTCTCAACGTCGGCGAAGAGCCCTGTGGCATCTCCCTCTACATCGTTCCTGCAGTCAGCACAATCGGCCGAATCTCTCTTGGATCCCCCGCCCCAGCAGTATGACAACCCAAAGCCCGATGTTCAAATTTCCATCCAAGGAACTTCGGCATCTGGCAGcgaggtggaggaggaggagggggcgcCCAAGCTCAGTGAAGTTGTGGTCACCAAGACAGTAACTCCTCGCCCTTGCGTCGAGCTTGACTGCCTCTCCCTGCTCTCAGCCAAGAGCTGTACAAGCGGCTGTCACTCAGTCAACGCGCACACAGCAAGCCAGTACGAACAAGCCCGTCTCATCTCCGACACCAGATTCACTGCTCTGTACAGGCACAGAGGACAGACCACTGATTCCCCATTGACTGCACAACATCCCTCGTCCCCTCTCTCTAGAAACCTCTTCCTCCTGAGTCCACGGCCATTCAGACTTAAACAGCCCTTCTTCCACAGGTTTCGAAGCCCTTTAGCGTATGTGGACTCAGCCAGCCAGACAGAGGCAGTCCACGGGGTAGGACGTCTGCTCGATAACCCAGTCATGCAGGGGCCACTGTCCAACACCAAGCCGTCGCATCCCATGCGCACAACTTCCCTCCGCATCGTGGAAACACTGAGACACTTGGCTGCAAGCGGGCCATGCCGAGGGGTTGGCATTTGGCAGCCTGATCTCTCAAAGGGATCTGCCG GAACTTTGCTGTCATCAAAGATGATCCTCAGCTGA